One window of the Zea mays cultivar B73 chromosome 3, Zm-B73-REFERENCE-NAM-5.0, whole genome shotgun sequence genome contains the following:
- the LOC107275231 gene encoding Transcription factor MYBS1 — protein MTTLATDTAAWTREEDKAFENAVAASAAPPADGPPDDGWFTALVASVPARTAEEVRRHYEALVEDVAAIEAGRIPLPRYAGEESSAATPEGSGAAGPSTPKDGGGGSGHRREERKGGVGADAGKSCSKAEQERRKGVPWTEEEHRLFLLGLDKFGKGDWRSISRNFVISRTPTQVASHAQKYFIRLNSMNRDRRRSSIHDITSVTAGEVATAGAPITGGGPTAAGAMPMGPGGMKHHHPVPPMGMYGHAPMGHPVAGHMVAPAAVGTPVMFPPGHHSPYVLPVGYPAPPTKMHQ, from the exons ATGACCACTCTGGCGACGGACACGGCGGCGTGGACACGGGAGGAGGACAAGGCGTTCGAGAACGCGGTGGCAGCCTCCGCGGCGCCGCCGGCCGACGGGCCGCCTGATGATGGCTGGTTCACGGCGCTGGTGGCGAGCGTGCCGGCGCGAACGGCGGAGGAGGTGCGGCGGCACTACGAGGCGCTGGTGGAGGACGTGGCCGCTATCGAGGCCGGCCGCATCCCGCTCCCGCGCTACGCTGGGGAGGAGTCGTCCGCGGCGACGCCCGAGGGCTCCGGTGCCGCCGGCCCCTCCACGCCCAAGGACGGAGGAGGAGGGAGCGGGCACCGACGCGAAGAACGGAAGGGCGGCGTCGGCGCTGACGCGGGGAAGAGTTGCTCTAAGGCCGAGCAGGAGCGGCGCAAGGGCGTGCCGTGGACGGAAGAGGAGCACAG GTTGTTCTTGTTGGGTCTGGACAAGTTCGGCAAGGGCGACTGGCGGAGCATCTCGCGCAACTTCGTCATCTCGCGGACGCCGACGCAGGTGGCGAGCCACGCGCAGAAATACTTCATCCGCCTCAACTCGATGAACCGGGACAGGCGCCGCTCCAGCATCCACGACATCACCAGCGTGACCGCCGGCGAGGTGGCCACGGCCGGCGCGCCCATCACGGGCGGCGGCCCGACCGCGGCGGGGGCGATGCCGATGGGGCCGGGCGGCATGAAGCACCACCACCCGGTTCCGCCGATGGGCATGTACGGGCACGCGCCCATGGGCCACCCGGTCGCCGGGCACATGGTGGCGCCGGCGGCCGTCGGCACGCCGGTCATGTTCCCGCCGGGCCATCACTCGCCCTATGTCCTGCCGGTGGGATACCCGGCGCCACCGACCAAGATGCACCAGTGA